A window of Eucalyptus grandis isolate ANBG69807.140 chromosome 4, ASM1654582v1, whole genome shotgun sequence genomic DNA:
GGAGGCAAAGAGGCGGGGGAGAGAGGCGGTTCGTCGTGATGGTGGCGATGGAGAAGAGCTCCCACGATCCGCGGGAGGATTTCCGGGAGTCGATGGTCGAGATGATAACGGTAAACAAGATCGACGACCCAAAGGACCTCAGGCGTCTCTTGAATTACTACCTTTCGATGAATTCGGACGAGTATAGAGGGTTGATACTAGAGGTGTTCCACGATGTGTGCACAAGGCTGTTCTTGCATTGTAAATGCCATTGATGGACATTAGCTGAGGAGTTCCTAGAGTTTTAGTTAACTTTCAAGTTTAATTCAACCATGCATGTGAAGCATTTTACAGATTCATCCAGATATACGTACCCCCTCAAACGTTAAACGACCAAgattttgatttctctttttctttgcatCTATGGGGGTGGATTTGCAGTTCTAGTTCTTCGAACGATGACATGATGGTCAGCGAGATGACAATCTTTTTCTGGCTACGCGCAGAGAGAGGGGAAATATTGCAACTCGCATTGTCAGTGATGAATCAAAAAATGCGTTTCTTGTTAAACTGCGAGAATAAATGCAAATTCCTGCATGTTGGCAGgaatatcaaaaaatttcttttcttctttaggaTGTCAAActggttattttattttattttatttgccaaTATGAGTAATAGAAGATCCCTCAGACAGAGCCTCCAAATTGAGGAAGGAGGAAATTAGGAATTCATATCAAAGACGCCATCATCTTGTTATCATTTCATGTTTCCGCAATGATGACGATCTCCATGCTAAAAACCGCAAGAGAGATCATCAGTTAAAAGAAAACAGGAGTGAAGTATAAATTAAAGTCTCAGATAAAAGCAGAAGAGAGATATGAAAACATACTTTCCAAGATAAGTGTTCCAAAATGTGTGAGATTTGTACCTGTGGTCGTTTTAGGGCTAATTGGGTATGTTCGTCTCAGGCTTGTCACTAATTTAAACTTCCCTCGGCCCAAGCCAGCCTTCTAGAATAGTCCAAACCAATTGGGACTTTAAATATCAAGCCGAGCTTGTGGCCCGGCCCATGTTCGGATTGATGGGGCGAAAGATGATTCAAATGGGGGCACTTGAATAACACCCCCAACTTAAAATTTTGTGGGATAGGCCTTTTGATTGAAAGACTGGAGAGAAAttaagataaatttctaaggcTATGATGTTTGGTCGATCGGATTAGGATTGGAATAGGATAGGACAAAAGGGGATTTGAAATCCTCCATATATCCTACAAATTGTAGAAATATCCCATCAAATGCTTGGTGTAATCTAAGgtagaatttaaaattttttaaaatttgcaacccaagatagaattgatttttttttttttaattcttgtttcaaattttttgaaaatcccaTCTCCGACGGGATCCTTGTGTATGTGACGATTCAAAACCTCTTGACCACTATCATCACCTGGCATTCTCTAAGAAATTGACCTTGGGAGCTTAATGACTTTCAAAGATCGATCTTGAGAGCTTGACAACTTTCAACAGACATGATGCCTTCCATTAAGTAAAATTTTGAACTAAAGGTGTGAGTATCTCTCTcttgcatttcatcaaacacctaAGGGGTGCCTAGTTCATAGTCAACTAAGAGAGAGATCATGGAACAATGGAAGCCGAGAATGAGTAATCAAGGGTGAAGtagagagaggaaccgagagatGATTTGATGCTagtgaaaaaattgaaaaacagaccgagaaagagagggagtcACATATGATGTGGTAAGACGTAGTCTTCCAAGTGAGTCGCGAGTAAGGGCATCGGTCAGGATACTCGAGGAGGTTGGAGCGAGGGATTGTCATGGTGGACGGCTATCGGAGTGGTGGTGGGTTGCGGCCAATGAGAAACACCAAGGACATTGAGTCTCGATGAGTCTCATTCGAGGTTTTCTTGATACTTCAGGAATTGTTAAGctaacttttaaaattttatatccaATCCGGGTTTACCTTACCACCTAAGCCGGATTTCTTATATGATATTTTACTCGAATGTATTTGGGTTTATCTAGCTCGGAGAACATCGCCAAACATTAGATGGGATAATTTAATATCATATCCAAACTCAAATCCGGACCACCAAGCACTGCCTAAATATATTTCTGAAATAATGGAGGTATTCAAACAAGtcaattttgattcaattcacTTGCATAACTCTTGAAGTCTAAGGAGTTATTTGATCAATGTTTCATGCTTCACACCTCGAGTGTATATGTGTGTGTTTAAGATTTGCGAGCCTGGCTTGGGCCTTATAACAGGGCCTTGCCCTGGCCCACCAAAATATACCTTTGGACACTTGCGGTC
This region includes:
- the LOC104442932 gene encoding probable transcription repressor OFP9, which codes for MMKSSRSHKKQRPQTSRGCRPLCCSCRLSVSSSSEEVESASSERFATISSLAHAMVQERLDQMIRERQEARHRLERMRRQRGGGERRFVVMVAMEKSSHDPREDFRESMVEMITVNKIDDPKDLRRLLNYYLSMNSDEYRGLILEVFHDVCTRLFLHCKCH